A window from Oncorhynchus mykiss isolate Arlee chromosome 9, USDA_OmykA_1.1, whole genome shotgun sequence encodes these proteins:
- the LOC110532516 gene encoding microtubule-associated protein RP/EB family member 1 isoform X2, whose product MAVNVYSTSVTGDNLSRHDMLSWINESVQMNYSKIEQLCSGAAYCQFMDMLFPGCIPLKKVKFQAKLETEFLHNFKLLQTSFKKIGVDKIIPVDKLIKGKFQDNFEFVQWFKKLFDANYDGKEYDPVSARQGQDTAPTPNPGQVAPKPRKPSTAPMRSTTTVTKPPPKSAGSALRRPGAAGDVEREELSQEVSSLKATVQDMEKERDFYFGKLRSIEVICQEVDGEADTTMQKIMDVLYATDEGFVIPDSDAEGEEPEEF is encoded by the exons ATGGCTGTGAACGTTTACTCTACATCTGTGACCGGCGACAACCTTAGTCGCCATGATATGCTTTCTTGGATCAACGAGTCTGTACAGATGAACTACTCCAAGATTGAGCAGTTGTGCTCAG GTGCTGCTTACTGTCAGTTCATGGACATGCTTTTCCCTGGATGCATACCATTGAAGAAGGTTAAATTCCAGGCCAAACTAGAGACTGAGTTCCTCCACAACTTCAAACTTCTACAGACCAGTTTTAAGAAGATTGGGGTTGACAAG ATCATTCCTGTTGATAAATTGATAAAAGGCAAGTTCCAGGACAACTTTGAGTTTGTGCAGTGGTTCAAGAAATTATTTGATGCCAACTACGATGGGAAGGAGTATGACCCGGTCAGTGCTCGCCAAGGCCAGGACACTGCTCCTACTCCAAACCCAGGGCAGGTCGCACCCAAGCCCAGGAAGCCCAGCACTG CTCCCATGAGGTCTACAACAACAGTGACCAAACCCCCGCCCAAGTCAGCAGGGAGTGCCTTGCGTAGGCCCGGAGCAGCAGGGGATGTGGAGAGGGAGGAGCTATCCCAAGAG GTCAGTTCCCTGAAAGCCACTGTCCAggacatggagaaagagagagacttttATTTTGGAAAGCTGAGGTCCATTGAGGTCATCTGCCAAGAAGTGGATGGAGAGGCAGATACAACTATGCAGAAGATTATGGATGTTCTATATGCCACTGAT GAGGGGTTTGTTATTCCTGATTCTGATGCTGAAGGAGAAGAACCAGAAGAGTTCTGA
- the LOC110532516 gene encoding microtubule-associated protein RP/EB family member 1 isoform X1, which produces MAVNVYSTSVTGDNLSRHDMLSWINESVQMNYSKIEQLCSGAAYCQFMDMLFPGCIPLKKVKFQAKLETEFLHNFKLLQTSFKKIGVDKIIPVDKLIKGKFQDNFEFVQWFKKLFDANYDGKEYDPVSARQGQDTAPTPNPGQVAPKPRKPSTVQPHSSPPVIKPAARVAPMRSTTTVTKPPPKSAGSALRRPGAAGDVEREELSQEVSSLKATVQDMEKERDFYFGKLRSIEVICQEVDGEADTTMQKIMDVLYATDEGFVIPDSDAEGEEPEEF; this is translated from the exons ATGGCTGTGAACGTTTACTCTACATCTGTGACCGGCGACAACCTTAGTCGCCATGATATGCTTTCTTGGATCAACGAGTCTGTACAGATGAACTACTCCAAGATTGAGCAGTTGTGCTCAG GTGCTGCTTACTGTCAGTTCATGGACATGCTTTTCCCTGGATGCATACCATTGAAGAAGGTTAAATTCCAGGCCAAACTAGAGACTGAGTTCCTCCACAACTTCAAACTTCTACAGACCAGTTTTAAGAAGATTGGGGTTGACAAG ATCATTCCTGTTGATAAATTGATAAAAGGCAAGTTCCAGGACAACTTTGAGTTTGTGCAGTGGTTCAAGAAATTATTTGATGCCAACTACGATGGGAAGGAGTATGACCCGGTCAGTGCTCGCCAAGGCCAGGACACTGCTCCTACTCCAAACCCAGGGCAGGTCGCACCCAAGCCCAGGAAGCCCAGCACTG TACAGCCCCACAGCTCCCCACCTGTTATCAAACCAGCTGCGAGAGTCG CTCCCATGAGGTCTACAACAACAGTGACCAAACCCCCGCCCAAGTCAGCAGGGAGTGCCTTGCGTAGGCCCGGAGCAGCAGGGGATGTGGAGAGGGAGGAGCTATCCCAAGAG GTCAGTTCCCTGAAAGCCACTGTCCAggacatggagaaagagagagacttttATTTTGGAAAGCTGAGGTCCATTGAGGTCATCTGCCAAGAAGTGGATGGAGAGGCAGATACAACTATGCAGAAGATTATGGATGTTCTATATGCCACTGAT GAGGGGTTTGTTATTCCTGATTCTGATGCTGAAGGAGAAGAACCAGAAGAGTTCTGA